A part of Geothrix oryzae genomic DNA contains:
- a CDS encoding FliH/SctL family protein: protein MSRKGFIRSEDIQGTRLEAFPYFPVDATLSHGGLDEGGSSIASDLGDEAASQVPVEQRLVDRLQEAERQAQDIARRAYEEGFASGEAEGRTFGESQYKGYIQRLVEHLDELSQVTLALREALNEEMVALALAVGEHLAVQQIDRSPGAVKALMEGVLEELPFPLPHGRREGEAPLLVFLNPQDLSQVGDQFVGHGGLNLTADASLSRGSLRAETPLGVLNGSLEGRRERLLQLIARMREDQAP from the coding sequence ATGTCACGTAAGGGGTTCATCCGGTCCGAGGACATCCAGGGCACGCGCCTGGAGGCTTTCCCCTACTTCCCCGTGGACGCGACGCTCAGCCATGGCGGGCTCGACGAGGGCGGCAGCTCCATCGCCTCGGACCTGGGTGACGAAGCCGCCTCCCAGGTGCCCGTGGAGCAGCGCCTTGTGGACCGTCTCCAGGAAGCGGAGCGCCAGGCCCAGGACATCGCCCGCCGGGCCTACGAGGAGGGCTTCGCCTCGGGCGAGGCCGAGGGCCGCACCTTCGGCGAAAGCCAGTACAAGGGCTACATCCAGCGCCTGGTGGAGCACCTGGACGAGCTGTCCCAGGTGACCCTCGCCCTCCGCGAGGCCCTGAACGAGGAGATGGTGGCCCTGGCCCTGGCCGTGGGCGAGCACCTGGCCGTCCAGCAGATCGACCGTTCCCCCGGCGCGGTGAAGGCGCTGATGGAGGGCGTGCTGGAGGAGCTTCCCTTCCCTCTGCCTCATGGTCGCCGGGAGGGGGAAGCGCCCCTGCTGGTCTTCCTCAACCCCCAGGATCTCAGCCAGGTGGGCGACCAGTTCGTCGGGCACGGGGGCCTGAACCTGACGGCCGACGCCAGCCTGTCGCGCGGCAGCCTGCGGGCCGAGACCCCCCTGGGCGTCCTCAACGGCAGCCTGGAGGGACGCCGCGAGCGCCTCCTGCAGCTCATCGCCCGCATGCGCGAGGACCAGGCCCCATGA
- the fliG gene encoding flagellar motor switch protein FliG produces the protein MAKLTGMQKAAVLMVSLGDETAASIFKYLEEDEIQTISREIAITKHVQPEVAEEVMEEFHTMTQARSYISQGGIEYAKKLLIKSVGPEVARKIIDRLVKALESSAGFTSLERANPQQLSKFIQNEHPQTIALILAHLNASQAAELISSLPEALRSDVAMRMASLQEISPEVVRRISLILEQKLEALGSFATEAYGGVRAVAELFNRMDRNTGRAVLEKIETENPQLAASIRDLMFVFDDILLIDDNGITEILKRADKKTLTIALKGTSEELQNQFFRNMSSRAVELMKEEMEFMGPVKLKDVEKSQHEVVEIVRQLEEEGVISIGGGGGEDYVT, from the coding sequence ATGGCGAAGCTGACCGGCATGCAGAAGGCCGCCGTGCTCATGGTTTCCCTGGGCGACGAGACCGCCGCGAGCATCTTCAAGTACCTCGAGGAGGATGAAATCCAGACGATCTCCCGAGAGATCGCCATCACCAAGCATGTGCAGCCCGAAGTCGCGGAAGAGGTCATGGAGGAGTTCCACACCATGACCCAGGCCCGCAGCTACATCAGCCAGGGCGGCATCGAGTACGCCAAGAAGCTGCTCATCAAGTCCGTGGGCCCGGAAGTGGCGCGCAAGATCATCGACCGCCTCGTGAAGGCCCTGGAATCCAGCGCGGGCTTCACCAGCCTGGAGCGCGCCAATCCCCAACAGCTCTCCAAGTTCATCCAGAACGAGCACCCGCAGACCATCGCCCTCATCCTGGCCCACCTGAACGCCTCCCAGGCCGCCGAACTCATCTCGAGCCTGCCCGAGGCCCTGCGCAGCGATGTGGCCATGCGCATGGCCAGCCTGCAGGAGATCAGTCCCGAGGTGGTGCGCCGCATCAGCCTCATCCTCGAGCAGAAGCTGGAGGCCCTGGGCTCCTTCGCGACGGAAGCCTACGGCGGCGTCCGGGCCGTGGCGGAGCTCTTCAACCGCATGGACCGCAACACCGGCCGCGCCGTGCTGGAGAAGATCGAGACCGAGAACCCCCAGCTGGCCGCCAGCATCCGCGACCTCATGTTCGTCTTCGACGACATCCTGCTCATCGACGACAACGGCATCACCGAGATCCTCAAGCGCGCGGACAAGAAGACCCTCACCATCGCCCTCAAGGGCACCAGCGAGGAGCTGCAGAACCAGTTCTTCCGCAACATGTCCAGCCGCGCCGTGGAACTCATGAAGGAAGAGATGGAGTTCATGGGCCCCGTGAAGCTGAAGGATGTGGAAAAGTCCCAGCACGAGGTCGTGGAGATCGTCCGCCAGCTGGAAGAGGAAGGCGTCATCAGCATCGGCGGTGGCGGGGGCGAGGACTATGTCACGTAA
- the fliF gene encoding flagellar basal-body MS-ring/collar protein FliF, which translates to MAGETNLAEQLTSAFKGMSATQRVMVAAISLTVLMALGGLGIWAGQESKSILAANISPQEASSIVAQLDKMQVPYELSSDQRTILVPESKVGSLRLKFAGDGLLSGDKLGFEKLENAGLGTTDFSQKVIHRRAMEAQLAKTIMSLQQVSEATVHITPSNDSPFLTDKEDAKASVLLKLRGARMLPDENTQAIVNLVAASVEGLKPEQVVIIDQYSRILSRTGRDPMVGASDAQKKVAREEEDHLVRRVTDMLEPVVGIGKVRATAHVDLDFDKVKINEEKFDPQGQVERSVQQKDEKVQKRDSGAGVPGTASNVAPANATATAGVVESSEKKETTTNYEITKTVSATERATGSVKRVTLAVIVDHLGTWEKDPKGEPVLKQTPRSADELKKIRDQVAAAVGIQPKRGDELTVENMAFATLQVNPKEEAEAKKQFWVDLVRQFAPSIIYAVLGLAVFFMIILPMLKRMSAAINRPTPLRVASAEGEGATGGSSSPRKPVQVKSMSEIEAEIEAELNADAAFSAPEARRRELIRKRLQEGSHEDPETMASLVRSWLLEEGR; encoded by the coding sequence ATGGCCGGGGAAACGAACCTCGCGGAACAACTGACCAGCGCCTTCAAGGGCATGAGCGCCACCCAGCGCGTCATGGTGGCCGCCATTTCCCTGACAGTGCTCATGGCCCTCGGCGGCCTGGGGATCTGGGCGGGCCAGGAATCCAAGAGCATCCTGGCGGCCAACATCTCGCCCCAGGAGGCCAGCTCCATCGTGGCCCAGCTGGACAAGATGCAGGTCCCCTACGAGCTCAGCTCGGACCAGCGGACCATCCTCGTGCCGGAAAGCAAGGTCGGCTCCCTGCGCCTGAAGTTCGCCGGCGACGGTCTGCTGTCGGGCGACAAGCTGGGCTTCGAGAAGCTCGAGAACGCGGGCCTCGGCACCACGGATTTCTCCCAGAAGGTGATCCACCGGCGGGCCATGGAGGCCCAGCTGGCCAAGACGATCATGAGCCTCCAGCAGGTCTCCGAGGCCACCGTCCACATCACCCCTTCCAACGACAGCCCCTTCCTGACCGACAAGGAGGACGCCAAGGCCAGCGTGCTGCTCAAGCTGCGCGGCGCCCGCATGCTTCCCGACGAGAACACCCAGGCCATCGTGAACCTCGTGGCGGCCAGCGTGGAGGGCCTCAAGCCCGAACAGGTCGTGATCATTGACCAGTACAGCCGCATCCTCTCCCGCACGGGCCGCGATCCCATGGTGGGCGCCAGCGATGCCCAGAAGAAGGTCGCCCGCGAGGAGGAGGACCACCTCGTCCGCCGGGTCACCGACATGCTCGAACCCGTGGTGGGCATCGGCAAGGTGCGCGCCACCGCCCATGTGGATCTGGACTTCGACAAGGTGAAGATCAACGAGGAGAAATTCGACCCCCAGGGCCAGGTGGAACGCAGCGTCCAGCAGAAGGACGAGAAGGTCCAGAAGCGTGATTCCGGCGCCGGCGTCCCCGGGACCGCCAGCAATGTGGCACCGGCCAATGCCACCGCCACAGCCGGCGTGGTGGAGAGCTCCGAGAAGAAGGAGACCACCACCAACTACGAGATCACCAAGACCGTGTCCGCCACCGAGCGGGCCACAGGTTCCGTGAAGCGCGTGACCCTGGCCGTGATCGTGGATCACCTCGGCACCTGGGAGAAGGATCCCAAGGGCGAGCCCGTGCTCAAGCAGACGCCGCGGTCCGCGGACGAGCTCAAGAAGATCCGCGACCAGGTGGCCGCCGCCGTGGGCATCCAGCCCAAGCGTGGCGACGAGCTCACCGTGGAGAACATGGCCTTCGCCACCCTGCAGGTGAATCCCAAGGAAGAGGCCGAGGCGAAGAAGCAGTTCTGGGTCGACCTGGTCCGCCAGTTCGCCCCCAGCATCATCTACGCCGTGCTCGGCCTGGCGGTGTTCTTCATGATCATCCTGCCCATGCTCAAGCGCATGTCCGCGGCCATCAACCGGCCCACCCCCCTGCGGGTCGCCAGCGCCGAGGGCGAAGGTGCCACGGGCGGCAGCAGCTCCCCCCGCAAGCCCGTGCAGGTGAAGTCCATGTCGGAGATCGAGGCCGAGATCGAGGCCGAACTGAATGCCGACGCGGCCTTCAGCGCTCCCGAGGCCCGGCGCCGCGAGCTCATCCGGAAGCGGCTCCAGGAGGGCTCCCACGAAGATCCGGAAACCATGGCCTCGCTGGTGCGGTCCTGGCTTCTCGAAGAAGGAAGGTAG
- the fliE gene encoding flagellar hook-basal body complex protein FliE yields MDPLQNLPPLSPLSPVSGTAKPGQGGVGGTEGDLNFGDLLKQAMQEVNQVSAQAEGEARNLMTGESADMHTAMLAVQKADLSFQMMMAVRSKLIDAYREVMRMQM; encoded by the coding sequence ATGGACCCACTCCAGAACCTCCCCCCACTGTCCCCCCTCAGCCCCGTGTCCGGAACCGCGAAGCCCGGCCAGGGCGGCGTGGGCGGAACGGAAGGGGACCTGAACTTCGGCGACCTCCTCAAGCAGGCCATGCAGGAGGTGAACCAGGTTTCGGCCCAGGCCGAAGGTGAGGCACGGAACTTGATGACAGGGGAGAGTGCAGACATGCACACGGCCATGCTGGCAGTCCAGAAGGCCGATTTAAGCTTCCAGATGATGATGGCCGTGCGATCCAAGCTGATCGACGCCTACCGCGAGGTCATGCGCATGCAGATGTAG
- the flgC gene encoding flagellar basal body rod protein FlgC, whose protein sequence is MSIPQILDIASTGMAAQRLRVQLIASNIANSETTRTKEGGPYRRKDAVFQSENLGFSGALAAAGVKVASIQTSQEPFLTRLEPGHPDADADGVVSYPNVNPVEEMVNLTEASRAYEANIAVVRAAKTMATSALEILRVQ, encoded by the coding sequence ATGAGCATCCCCCAGATCCTCGACATCGCCAGCACCGGCATGGCCGCCCAGCGGCTCCGGGTGCAGCTCATCGCCTCGAACATCGCCAACAGCGAGACCACCCGCACGAAGGAAGGCGGACCCTACCGCCGCAAGGACGCGGTCTTCCAGTCCGAGAACCTCGGCTTCTCCGGCGCCCTGGCGGCGGCCGGCGTGAAGGTCGCCTCCATCCAGACCAGCCAGGAGCCCTTCCTAACCCGTCTGGAGCCCGGACACCCGGATGCCGACGCCGATGGCGTGGTGAGCTACCCCAATGTCAATCCCGTGGAGGAGATGGTGAACCTCACCGAGGCCAGCCGGGCCTACGAGGCCAACATCGCCGTGGTCCGCGCCGCCAAGACCATGGCCACCTCCGCCCTGGAGATCCTCCGCGTGCAGTAG
- the flgB gene encoding flagellar basal body rod protein FlgB, protein MFDLISGNGMIQTMDRGLTLASKRQTLIASNLANLDTPGYRTRDFSFEGAMKAALDGQSSPNAMKTTHPMHLQGSGSESLPPSTDPLRPSSERNDGNDVSLDRENMLLSRTQTTYQSASTFMQVELRKLYSLIREASAH, encoded by the coding sequence ATGTTCGATCTCATCAGCGGCAACGGCATGATCCAGACCATGGATCGAGGCCTGACGCTGGCTTCCAAGCGCCAGACGCTCATCGCCTCCAACCTGGCGAACCTGGATACCCCCGGGTACCGGACCCGCGATTTCAGCTTCGAGGGCGCCATGAAGGCGGCTCTCGATGGGCAATCTTCGCCCAACGCCATGAAAACCACCCACCCCATGCACCTTCAGGGCAGCGGGAGCGAGTCCCTGCCGCCCAGCACCGATCCCCTGCGGCCCAGTTCTGAGCGCAACGATGGCAACGATGTGAGCCTGGACCGGGAGAACATGCTGCTTTCCCGCACCCAGACCACCTACCAGAGCGCCTCCACCTTCATGCAGGTCGAGCTTCGGAAGCTCTACTCCCTCATCCGAGAAGCGAGCGCGCACTGA
- a CDS encoding STAS domain-containing protein yields the protein MIMNTRKHNDVLILYPEGKITLGDGDQELGEAVRTSLTNGARKIVINFSKVSYLDSSGVGELVGCFTSIKGKGGELRICGMSSKIFSLIKMTSLHSVFEVKDTEDEALAGF from the coding sequence ATGATCATGAATACGCGCAAGCACAACGATGTGCTGATCCTCTACCCCGAAGGCAAGATCACCCTGGGTGATGGCGACCAGGAGCTGGGGGAGGCGGTTCGCACCTCCCTGACGAACGGCGCCCGCAAGATCGTGATCAACTTCAGCAAAGTGAGCTACCTGGACTCTTCAGGCGTGGGCGAGCTGGTGGGCTGCTTCACCTCCATCAAGGGCAAGGGCGGTGAGCTGCGCATCTGCGGCATGAGCTCCAAGATCTTCAGCCTCATCAAGATGACCAGCCTGCACTCGGTCTTTGAAGTGAAGGACACCGAGGACGAAGCCCTGGCCGGATTCTGA
- a CDS encoding BamA/TamA family outer membrane protein codes for MRVRAALGCSLLILAPAAGQEAAVSSPVTSIRIEGGDEDDRRFARAALGLQPGQVVDPAAFQRALAAVRLADRYRAVEGSLGAGGEVLLRLDPLVPVAEWRWEGDPLPADLRKTLPADLRKGQRLGAQRLEALERDSEQRLREAGYRRAKVSTVVEAGGRKLRLILSLGAPRVIQEVRLEGDPTPYAREALLKIAGIVPGRTHWTPAVQREAQRRLRQRLVKDKRLEGSVRLLPVENEDGVMILEIKPGPKVALKAKGLSLLGPLWGGRPRLSEFVPMARAERYSPSLLDEGAGRITGYYRDQGHPEAQVTYVREVTAGTPERPEAVVITYTVVPGPRKVLGRVTFEGNRELSDDELQAAVRLPKRFLLLPPHAKTEAMKALEDRLTAHYLQRGFPEVRVRRRVEVGKDGSVDVRLIIREGQRRFLDALVLELPADPAFPRDQLAKSLLLALSDQPVPVRGTTDYRSDRRHLQGFEGHLEGTAGGARLTFKPALPLVRNDLALVVSDLRRRLASAGAANPQVRLAFEDDETQPVVRVQVPAQPLDRVRRLVVQGADRTRAEAVLRETELAPGSPLDPARLDQGQIQLGGLGAFQRVDLLTLKDLPDQEQEPWQRGDLAVRLQERSPWVFSESFGYDKTQGYHFGLNAQRLNVGGMGRTLDAGLRAGDQTLDSPFLRRAFPTGEIKRSVDSYSLGYTDPWFLPGSLDALLAPKTRFRVEGAYIEEARAAFFARRRRFTPSLEWKISPVQVVQLGYRFERVEVAANTDSDGHPLYRKEDLVLIARTPDRSIISAPYLQVAVDRRDRPYDPTQGTFFLGKLELANQAFGTSTNSSFVKLDLRHQWNWPVGFHAENGVVMASARLGLARPTAQSAKDLPLSERFFGGGSFTVRGVEPDMLGDIQRTDSLGHELAQPIPLGGQALVVMNLEYRFPLFGMQSVWAEVFVDSGQVYRSLATETDPTDPQKSIRPSFPALRTTLGAGLILKLGFPLKLEYAADWKRILGRPRTQNERDTQLKSLLISAGFQF; via the coding sequence GTGCGCGTCCGCGCCGCCCTGGGTTGCAGCCTCCTGATCCTGGCGCCAGCCGCGGGTCAGGAGGCTGCAGTGTCGTCTCCCGTGACCTCCATCCGGATCGAAGGCGGCGACGAGGACGATCGCCGATTCGCCCGGGCGGCCCTCGGACTGCAGCCGGGCCAGGTGGTGGATCCGGCGGCCTTTCAGCGGGCCCTGGCGGCGGTGCGCCTGGCGGATCGCTACCGCGCCGTGGAGGGAAGCCTGGGGGCCGGCGGAGAGGTTCTCCTGCGCCTCGATCCCCTGGTCCCGGTGGCCGAGTGGCGCTGGGAGGGCGATCCGCTTCCGGCCGACCTGCGGAAGACCCTTCCGGCGGATCTGCGAAAGGGCCAGCGCCTGGGCGCCCAGCGGCTGGAGGCCCTGGAACGGGACTCCGAGCAGCGGCTGCGGGAGGCGGGATATCGCCGCGCCAAAGTCAGCACCGTGGTGGAGGCGGGGGGGCGGAAGCTCCGGCTGATCCTGAGCCTCGGGGCGCCCCGGGTCATCCAGGAGGTGCGCCTCGAAGGCGACCCCACACCCTATGCGCGCGAGGCCCTGCTGAAGATCGCGGGAATCGTGCCGGGGCGGACCCACTGGACCCCCGCCGTGCAGCGGGAGGCCCAGCGCCGTCTGCGCCAGCGGCTGGTGAAGGACAAGCGGCTGGAAGGCTCGGTCCGTCTGCTGCCGGTGGAAAACGAAGACGGCGTGATGATCCTGGAGATCAAGCCCGGGCCCAAGGTCGCGCTGAAGGCGAAGGGGCTCAGCCTCCTGGGGCCCTTGTGGGGCGGCCGGCCCCGGTTGTCGGAATTCGTGCCCATGGCCCGCGCTGAACGCTACTCGCCGAGCCTGCTGGACGAAGGTGCCGGAAGGATCACGGGCTACTACCGCGACCAGGGCCACCCCGAGGCCCAGGTGACCTATGTCCGCGAGGTCACGGCCGGGACGCCGGAGCGCCCCGAGGCGGTGGTCATCACCTACACCGTGGTTCCCGGGCCCCGCAAGGTTCTCGGCCGGGTCACCTTCGAAGGGAACCGCGAACTCTCCGATGACGAGCTGCAGGCCGCCGTCCGTCTGCCGAAGCGCTTCCTGCTTCTGCCCCCGCACGCCAAGACCGAGGCCATGAAGGCCCTGGAGGATCGCCTCACCGCCCACTACCTTCAGCGCGGCTTCCCGGAAGTGCGGGTGCGGCGGCGCGTGGAAGTCGGCAAGGACGGCTCCGTGGATGTGCGCCTCATCATTCGCGAGGGGCAGCGCCGCTTCCTCGATGCGCTGGTGCTGGAACTCCCGGCCGATCCCGCCTTCCCCCGGGATCAGCTGGCCAAGAGCCTGCTGCTGGCGTTGTCGGATCAGCCCGTTCCGGTGCGCGGCACGACGGACTACCGCTCCGACCGCCGGCATCTCCAGGGCTTCGAGGGGCATCTGGAAGGGACCGCCGGCGGAGCGCGTCTGACCTTCAAGCCCGCGCTGCCCTTGGTGCGGAACGACCTGGCCCTGGTGGTCTCCGACCTCCGCCGCCGCCTCGCTTCGGCCGGGGCCGCCAACCCCCAGGTGCGGCTGGCTTTCGAGGATGACGAGACCCAGCCGGTGGTGCGGGTGCAGGTGCCGGCCCAGCCTCTGGATCGCGTCCGCCGCCTGGTCGTCCAGGGCGCCGACCGCACGCGCGCGGAGGCCGTGCTCCGCGAAACGGAGCTGGCTCCCGGCAGTCCGCTGGATCCCGCGAGACTCGATCAGGGCCAGATCCAGCTGGGCGGCCTGGGCGCGTTCCAGCGCGTGGACCTGCTCACCTTGAAGGATCTGCCCGATCAGGAACAGGAGCCTTGGCAGCGCGGGGACCTGGCCGTGCGCCTGCAGGAGCGCAGCCCCTGGGTGTTCTCGGAATCCTTCGGCTACGACAAGACCCAGGGCTACCACTTCGGCCTGAACGCGCAGCGGCTGAATGTGGGCGGCATGGGACGAACCCTGGATGCCGGCCTGCGGGCCGGCGATCAGACCCTCGACAGCCCCTTCCTGCGGCGGGCCTTCCCCACGGGCGAGATCAAGCGGTCCGTGGACAGCTACAGCCTCGGCTACACCGATCCCTGGTTCCTGCCCGGCTCCCTGGATGCGCTGCTGGCGCCGAAGACGCGGTTCCGGGTCGAAGGCGCCTACATCGAGGAGGCGCGGGCCGCCTTCTTCGCGCGCCGCCGGCGCTTCACGCCGAGCCTGGAGTGGAAGATCAGCCCGGTGCAGGTGGTTCAGCTGGGCTACCGCTTCGAGCGGGTGGAGGTGGCCGCCAACACCGACAGCGACGGGCATCCGCTCTACCGCAAGGAGGACCTCGTCCTCATCGCGCGGACGCCCGACCGGAGCATCATCTCCGCCCCCTATCTCCAGGTGGCGGTGGACCGCCGGGATCGGCCCTACGACCCCACCCAGGGCACCTTCTTCCTCGGCAAGCTGGAACTGGCCAACCAGGCCTTCGGCACCTCCACCAACAGCAGCTTCGTGAAGCTGGACCTGCGGCACCAGTGGAACTGGCCCGTGGGCTTCCATGCGGAAAACGGGGTGGTCATGGCCAGCGCCCGCCTGGGGCTCGCGCGCCCCACGGCCCAGTCCGCCAAGGACCTCCCCCTGTCCGAGCGCTTCTTCGGGGGTGGCTCCTTCACCGTCCGCGGCGTGGAACCGGACATGCTGGGCGACATCCAGCGGACAGATTCGCTGGGCCACGAGCTGGCCCAGCCCATCCCGCTGGGCGGCCAGGCCCTGGTGGTCATGAACCTCGAGTACCGCTTCCCCCTCTTCGGCATGCAGAGCGTGTGGGCGGAGGTCTTCGTGGACAGCGGCCAGGTCTACCGCAGCCTGGCCACCGAAACCGATCCGACCGACCCCCAAAAGAGCATCCGCCCGTCCTTCCCGGCCCTCCGCACCACGCTGGGCGCAGGCCTGATCCTGAAGCTGGGCTTTCCCCTCAAGCTCGAGTACGCCGCCGACTGGAAGCGCATCCTGGGCCGCCCCCGGACTCAGAACGAGCGGGACACCCAGTTGAAGAGCCTGCTGATCTCGGCGGGATTCCAGTTCTGA
- the glmS gene encoding glutamine--fructose-6-phosphate transaminase (isomerizing), which translates to MCGIVGYIGQQGAAGILVNGLRSLEYRGYDSAGVALSDPQDGFRIIRASGKLVNLAGKVDLTDPTPLGIGHTRWATHGRPTEENAHPHRSGDGQVVAVHNGIFENFLELRAELKAAGESFRSETDTECFPVMVSHLMKGGRGFREAFREAVGRMKGIYALACLHASDKNRILAARSGPPLVLGLGEGETFLASDVVPLLPHTRRVIFLEDGDLVELTREGARIFRLDGSEVQRQVHTIPYDPVAAEKGGYKHFMQKEIFEQPQALSNTLLNRLPLDGEAIPLDLPFTDRDLADLTRIHIVACGTSWHAGLVGKFLIEQLSRVAVEVDYASEYRYREPVVQPGTLIVGITQSGETADTLAAMKEAAIRGARTLAICNVMGSTATRQSEATILTHAGPEIGVASTKAFTTQLAVLTLLALKLGEAKGTLDPRLKAELLQGLRELPAHLERLNALEPKIVQWAHRWKDATDFLYLGRGPCYPIALEGALKLKEISYIHAEGYPAGEMKHGPIALIDKTLPVVALMPKDAHREKTLSNLQEAAARDGRILALVTEGDTGLAGIAEDVLELPAIHPWLAPIVYAVPLQLLAYHIAVLRGCDVDQPRNLAKSVTVE; encoded by the coding sequence ATGTGCGGCATCGTCGGTTACATCGGTCAACAGGGCGCCGCCGGCATCCTCGTGAACGGCCTCCGCAGTCTGGAATACCGGGGATATGACAGCGCGGGCGTGGCCCTTTCGGATCCCCAGGACGGGTTCCGGATCATCCGGGCCTCGGGCAAGCTGGTCAACCTCGCGGGCAAGGTGGATCTGACTGATCCCACGCCCCTGGGCATCGGCCATACCCGCTGGGCCACCCACGGCCGGCCCACGGAGGAGAACGCCCACCCCCATCGCAGCGGCGACGGCCAGGTGGTGGCCGTGCACAACGGCATCTTCGAGAACTTCCTGGAGCTGCGCGCCGAGCTGAAGGCCGCGGGCGAGTCGTTCCGTTCCGAAACCGACACCGAGTGCTTCCCAGTGATGGTGTCCCACCTGATGAAGGGCGGCCGGGGCTTCCGGGAGGCCTTCCGGGAGGCCGTGGGGCGCATGAAGGGCATCTACGCCCTGGCCTGCCTCCACGCCTCGGACAAGAACCGCATCCTCGCGGCCCGCAGCGGACCGCCCCTGGTGCTGGGCCTGGGCGAGGGCGAGACCTTCCTGGCCTCGGATGTGGTGCCCCTGCTGCCCCACACCCGCCGGGTGATCTTCCTGGAGGACGGCGATCTGGTGGAGCTGACCCGGGAGGGTGCCCGCATCTTCCGTCTGGACGGCAGCGAGGTGCAACGCCAGGTCCACACCATTCCCTACGATCCCGTGGCGGCGGAAAAGGGCGGCTACAAGCACTTCATGCAGAAGGAGATCTTCGAGCAGCCCCAGGCCCTGTCCAATACGCTGCTGAACCGGCTCCCCCTGGACGGCGAGGCCATTCCCCTGGACCTGCCCTTCACGGACCGGGACCTCGCGGACTTGACCCGCATCCACATCGTGGCCTGCGGCACCAGCTGGCATGCCGGCCTCGTGGGCAAGTTCCTCATCGAGCAGCTGAGCCGCGTCGCCGTGGAGGTGGATTACGCCAGCGAGTACCGCTACCGCGAACCGGTGGTCCAGCCGGGCACCCTCATCGTCGGCATCACCCAGAGCGGCGAGACCGCCGACACCCTCGCCGCCATGAAGGAAGCCGCCATCCGCGGCGCCCGCACGCTGGCCATCTGCAATGTCATGGGCTCCACGGCCACCCGGCAGTCCGAGGCCACGATCCTCACCCATGCCGGGCCGGAAATCGGCGTGGCCTCCACCAAGGCCTTCACCACCCAGCTGGCGGTGCTCACCCTCCTGGCCCTCAAGCTGGGCGAGGCCAAGGGCACGCTCGATCCCAGGCTCAAGGCCGAGCTGTTGCAGGGCCTGCGCGAACTCCCCGCGCACCTGGAACGTCTGAACGCCCTGGAGCCGAAGATCGTCCAGTGGGCCCACCGATGGAAGGACGCCACGGACTTCCTCTACCTGGGCCGCGGCCCCTGCTATCCGATCGCCCTGGAAGGCGCCCTGAAGCTGAAGGAGATCTCGTACATCCACGCCGAGGGCTACCCTGCCGGCGAGATGAAGCACGGCCCCATCGCCCTCATCGACAAGACCCTCCCCGTGGTGGCCCTCATGCCGAAGGATGCCCACCGCGAGAAGACCCTCAGCAACCTCCAGGAGGCCGCCGCCCGCGACGGCCGCATCCTGGCGCTGGTCACCGAGGGCGATACCGGTCTGGCGGGCATCGCGGAGGATGTGCTGGAGCTGCCCGCGATCCATCCCTGGCTGGCCCCCATCGTCTACGCCGTGCCACTGCAGCTGCTGGCCTACCACATCGCCGTGTTGAGGGGCTGTGATGTGGATCAGCCGAGGAACCTGGCGAAGTCGGTGACCGTGGAATAG